A single region of the Ancylobacter novellus DSM 506 genome encodes:
- a CDS encoding SDR family oxidoreductase, giving the protein MDAANPKAHPTPPFPRQPQPMPGMTASMQPRPDHGEESYKGSGRLKGKRAIITGGDSGIGRAVAIAFAREGADLLISYLNEGDDAAETQRLVEEAGRKAVLVPGDIQHAQNCRALVEAAMDELGGIDILVNNAAHQATFKEIGDISDEEWELTFRVNIHAMFYLTKAAVLHMKPGSSIINTASINSDKPNPSLLAYATTKGAIQNFTAGLAQLLAPKGIRANAVAPGPIWTPLIPSTLPPESVEHFGEQVPMKRPGQPAELATAYVMLADPLSSYVSGATIAVTGGQPIL; this is encoded by the coding sequence ATGGACGCCGCCAATCCGAAGGCCCATCCCACGCCGCCCTTCCCGCGCCAGCCGCAACCCATGCCCGGCATGACCGCCTCGATGCAGCCGCGCCCCGACCATGGCGAGGAGAGCTACAAGGGTTCGGGCCGGCTGAAGGGCAAGCGCGCCATCATCACCGGCGGCGACAGCGGCATCGGCCGCGCGGTGGCCATCGCCTTCGCCCGCGAGGGGGCGGACCTCCTCATCTCCTATCTCAACGAGGGCGACGACGCCGCCGAGACCCAGCGTCTGGTCGAGGAGGCCGGCCGCAAGGCGGTGCTGGTGCCTGGCGACATCCAGCACGCGCAGAACTGCCGCGCGCTGGTGGAGGCGGCGATGGACGAGCTCGGCGGCATCGACATCCTCGTCAACAACGCCGCCCATCAGGCGACGTTCAAGGAGATCGGCGACATCTCCGACGAGGAGTGGGAGCTGACCTTCCGCGTCAACATCCACGCCATGTTCTACCTGACCAAGGCGGCCGTCCTGCACATGAAGCCGGGCAGCTCGATCATCAACACCGCCTCGATCAATTCCGACAAGCCGAACCCTTCGCTGCTCGCCTATGCGACCACGAAGGGGGCGATCCAGAACTTTACCGCCGGGCTGGCGCAGCTACTGGCGCCCAAGGGCATCCGCGCCAATGCGGTGGCGCCGGGGCCGATCTGGACGCCGCTCATCCCCTCGACGCTGCCGCCGGAATCGGTGGAGCATTTCGGCGAGCAGGTGCCGATGAAGCGGCCCGGCCAGCCGGCCGAACTCGCCACCGCCTACGTGATGCTGGCGGACCCACTGTCGAGCTACGTCTCCGGCGCCACCATCGCCGTGACCGGCGGCCAGCCGATCCTGTGA
- a CDS encoding low affinity iron permease family protein, whose amino-acid sequence MASGSTQPGRPSRSFFTRFAQWVAVQAGKPTTFAGAAAIIVLWAISGPFFGFGDTWQLVINTSTTIITFLMVFVIQNSQNRDTAALHIKLDELIAKNDLTRNVLLDLEELDDGALEEIRGEYEALAQAERDGKAPVAASRKGKAGPGA is encoded by the coding sequence ATGGCGTCGGGCAGCACCCAACCGGGCCGGCCTTCGCGGTCCTTCTTCACCCGCTTCGCGCAATGGGTCGCCGTGCAGGCGGGCAAGCCGACCACCTTCGCCGGCGCCGCCGCCATCATCGTGCTGTGGGCGATCAGTGGCCCCTTCTTCGGCTTCGGCGACACCTGGCAGCTAGTGATCAACACCTCCACCACCATCATCACCTTCCTGATGGTGTTCGTGATCCAGAACAGCCAGAACCGCGACACCGCGGCGCTGCACATCAAGCTCGACGAGCTGATCGCCAAGAACGACCTCACGCGCAACGTACTGCTCGACCTCGAGGAGCTCGACGACGGCGCGCTGGAGGAAATCCGCGGCGAGTACGAGGCGCTGGCGCAGGCCGAGCGCGACGGCAAGGCGCCGGTGGCCGCCAGCCGGAAAGGCAAGGCCGGGCCCGGCGCCTAG
- a CDS encoding ROK family protein produces MTAAEKTKATRTETKDSPPALGVHGAGTLTAVTVDACNSQLRDEDGFVGDRARRAAFFESLDRWRKIAAIKHPVLGDTPTEELSKSLIDEALAEGRPHEQALILSAIEDYAGELAAVLRRLLRSKDWRGTQRIAVGGGLAASRFAAIAVARAELKLRADDIEIELHPIRNDPDEAGLIGAVHLAPSWMFESFDDILAVDIGGTNIRAGIVRLNLDKADDLSKAKVREIELWRHGDEDPARDKAIDRMVDMLKDLIGKAEKEGVKLAPFIGVGCPGAIAEDGSIETGGQNLPGNWESARFNLPAALWDAIPEIDGRETVVVMHNDAVVQGLSEVPFMQDVARWGAVTIGTGLGNARFTNRERPNAEQKAAAKRMKRDEKDKENGKKDKAGKG; encoded by the coding sequence ATGACCGCTGCCGAGAAGACGAAGGCCACCAGGACCGAAACCAAGGACAGCCCGCCTGCGCTCGGCGTGCATGGCGCGGGGACGCTCACCGCCGTCACGGTGGACGCCTGCAACAGCCAGCTCCGCGACGAGGACGGCTTCGTCGGCGATCGCGCACGCCGCGCCGCCTTCTTCGAGAGCCTCGATCGCTGGCGGAAGATCGCAGCGATCAAGCATCCCGTGCTCGGCGACACCCCGACGGAGGAGCTTTCCAAGTCGCTGATCGACGAGGCGCTGGCCGAGGGCAGGCCGCACGAGCAGGCACTGATCCTGAGCGCCATCGAGGATTATGCCGGCGAGCTCGCCGCGGTGCTGCGCCGGCTGCTGCGCTCGAAGGACTGGCGCGGCACGCAGCGCATCGCCGTCGGCGGCGGCCTCGCGGCCAGCCGCTTCGCCGCCATCGCGGTGGCCCGCGCCGAGCTCAAGCTGCGCGCCGACGACATCGAGATCGAGCTGCACCCGATCCGCAACGATCCGGACGAGGCCGGGCTGATCGGTGCCGTGCATCTGGCGCCGAGCTGGATGTTCGAGAGCTTCGACGACATCCTCGCCGTCGACATTGGCGGCACCAATATCCGTGCCGGCATCGTCCGCCTCAACCTCGACAAGGCCGACGACCTCTCCAAGGCCAAGGTGCGCGAGATCGAGCTGTGGCGCCATGGCGACGAGGATCCCGCGCGCGACAAGGCCATCGACCGCATGGTCGACATGCTCAAGGACCTGATCGGCAAGGCGGAGAAGGAGGGGGTGAAGCTTGCCCCCTTCATCGGCGTCGGCTGCCCCGGCGCCATCGCCGAGGACGGCTCGATCGAGACCGGCGGCCAGAACCTGCCGGGCAATTGGGAGAGCGCCCGCTTCAACCTGCCGGCGGCGCTGTGGGACGCCATCCCCGAGATCGATGGGCGCGAGACCGTCGTGGTCATGCACAATGACGCGGTGGTGCAGGGGCTGAGCGAGGTGCCGTTCATGCAGGACGTCGCGCGCTGGGGGGCGGTGACCATCGGCACGGGGCTCGGCAATGCCCGCTTCACCAATCGCGAACGGCCCAATGCCGAGCAGAAGGCCGCGGCCAAGCGCATGAAGCGGGACGAGAAGGACAAGGAGAACGGCAAGAAGGACAAGGCGGGGAAAGGCTGA